From Hypanus sabinus isolate sHypSab1 chromosome 23, sHypSab1.hap1, whole genome shotgun sequence, a single genomic window includes:
- the LOC132380102 gene encoding butyrophilin subfamily 1 member A1-like isoform X4 yields the protein MGLCLNFFYLIVYLSMHYVEPFVKLDCVESVIGICNKDAELPCSMEAAGMKTFTLIKLHANGSNDKIVYKFNSNKNDSGVQGRIKLRHQDSQNVSLIIQKIQASDNGTYQFFVETDHGHATESIHLIIRACLSAPYTGPPISKKEENGKTFLVCTTVGYPLAQLYWKTENETILPNSVDNVRPGELYNITSCIPVVDDWCSINYTCSVCIGNDCISKELDCLKFEATSRQPLAGDRTRVVGILPLVYLILLCTAAFYCRKKFSKDDKEN from the exons ATGGGGTTATGTTTGAACTTTTTTTATTTGATCGTGTATCTGAGCATGCACTATGTAGAAC CATTTGTGAAGCTGGATTGTGTGGAGTCAGTAATAGGAATATGTAACAAGGACGCTGAACTACCATGCAGTATGGAAGCAGCAGGGATGAAAACATTCACTCTAATAAAGCTACATGCAAATGGATCGAATGATAAAATCGTATATAAATTTAACTCAAATAAAAATGACAGTGGAGTTCAGGGTCGAATTAAATTACGTCATCAAGATTCACAGAATGTGTCCCTGATAATCCAGAAAATACAAGCATCTGATAATGGAACATATCAATTCTTTGTGGAAACAGATCATGGACATGCTACTGAATCCATCCATTTGATAATTAGAG CATGTCTTTCAGCTCCATATACTGGGCCACCCAtcagcaaaaaagaagaaaatggcAAAACATTTCTTGTGTGCACAACAGTTGGATATCCACTGGCACAACTTTATTGGAAGACTGAAAACGAAACCATCTTGCCTAATAGTGTTGACAATGTACGACCAGGTGAATTGTACAACATCACCAGCTGCATTCCAGTAGTTGATGACTGGTGCTCTATAAACTATACTTGTTCTGTTTGCATTGGAAATGATTGTATATCTAAAG AATTGGATTGTCTCAAATTTGAAGCAACTTCTCGGCAACCATTGGCTGGTGATAGAACACGTGTTGTTGGTATTCTCCCCTTGGTGTACTTAATACTGCTGTGCACAGCAGCTTTTTACTGCAGGAAGAAATTTTCTAAAG
- the LOC132380102 gene encoding uncharacterized protein LOC132380102 isoform X2, translating to MGLCLNFFYLIVYLSMHYVEPFVKLDCVESVIGICNKDAELPCSMEAAGMKTFTLIKLHANGSNDKIVYKFNSNKNDSGVQGRIKLRHQDSQNVSLIIQKIQASDNGTYQFFVETDHGHATESIHLIIRAPYTGPPISKKEENGKTFLVCTTVGYPLAQLYWKTENETILPNSVDNVRPGELYNITSCIPVVDDWCSINYTCSVCIGNDCISKELDCLKFEATSRQPLAGDRTRVVGILPLVYLILLCTAAFYCRKKFSKAYIRKQSASMLVNFVDDKEN from the exons ATGGGGTTATGTTTGAACTTTTTTTATTTGATCGTGTATCTGAGCATGCACTATGTAGAAC CATTTGTGAAGCTGGATTGTGTGGAGTCAGTAATAGGAATATGTAACAAGGACGCTGAACTACCATGCAGTATGGAAGCAGCAGGGATGAAAACATTCACTCTAATAAAGCTACATGCAAATGGATCGAATGATAAAATCGTATATAAATTTAACTCAAATAAAAATGACAGTGGAGTTCAGGGTCGAATTAAATTACGTCATCAAGATTCACAGAATGTGTCCCTGATAATCCAGAAAATACAAGCATCTGATAATGGAACATATCAATTCTTTGTGGAAACAGATCATGGACATGCTACTGAATCCATCCATTTGATAATTAGAG CTCCATATACTGGGCCACCCAtcagcaaaaaagaagaaaatggcAAAACATTTCTTGTGTGCACAACAGTTGGATATCCACTGGCACAACTTTATTGGAAGACTGAAAACGAAACCATCTTGCCTAATAGTGTTGACAATGTACGACCAGGTGAATTGTACAACATCACCAGCTGCATTCCAGTAGTTGATGACTGGTGCTCTATAAACTATACTTGTTCTGTTTGCATTGGAAATGATTGTATATCTAAAG AATTGGATTGTCTCAAATTTGAAGCAACTTCTCGGCAACCATTGGCTGGTGATAGAACACGTGTTGTTGGTATTCTCCCCTTGGTGTACTTAATACTGCTGTGCACAGCAGCTTTTTACTGCAGGAAGAAATTTTCTAAAG
- the LOC132380102 gene encoding butyrophilin subfamily 1 member A1-like isoform X1 — MGLCLNFFYLIVYLSMHYVEPFVKLDCVESVIGICNKDAELPCSMEAAGMKTFTLIKLHANGSNDKIVYKFNSNKNDSGVQGRIKLRHQDSQNVSLIIQKIQASDNGTYQFFVETDHGHATESIHLIIRACLSAPYTGPPISKKEENGKTFLVCTTVGYPLAQLYWKTENETILPNSVDNVRPGELYNITSCIPVVDDWCSINYTCSVCIGNDCISKELDCLKFEATSRQPLAGDRTRVVGILPLVYLILLCTAAFYCRKKFSKAYIRKQSASMLVNFVDDKEN, encoded by the exons ATGGGGTTATGTTTGAACTTTTTTTATTTGATCGTGTATCTGAGCATGCACTATGTAGAAC CATTTGTGAAGCTGGATTGTGTGGAGTCAGTAATAGGAATATGTAACAAGGACGCTGAACTACCATGCAGTATGGAAGCAGCAGGGATGAAAACATTCACTCTAATAAAGCTACATGCAAATGGATCGAATGATAAAATCGTATATAAATTTAACTCAAATAAAAATGACAGTGGAGTTCAGGGTCGAATTAAATTACGTCATCAAGATTCACAGAATGTGTCCCTGATAATCCAGAAAATACAAGCATCTGATAATGGAACATATCAATTCTTTGTGGAAACAGATCATGGACATGCTACTGAATCCATCCATTTGATAATTAGAG CATGTCTTTCAGCTCCATATACTGGGCCACCCAtcagcaaaaaagaagaaaatggcAAAACATTTCTTGTGTGCACAACAGTTGGATATCCACTGGCACAACTTTATTGGAAGACTGAAAACGAAACCATCTTGCCTAATAGTGTTGACAATGTACGACCAGGTGAATTGTACAACATCACCAGCTGCATTCCAGTAGTTGATGACTGGTGCTCTATAAACTATACTTGTTCTGTTTGCATTGGAAATGATTGTATATCTAAAG AATTGGATTGTCTCAAATTTGAAGCAACTTCTCGGCAACCATTGGCTGGTGATAGAACACGTGTTGTTGGTATTCTCCCCTTGGTGTACTTAATACTGCTGTGCACAGCAGCTTTTTACTGCAGGAAGAAATTTTCTAAAG